The proteins below are encoded in one region of Rhodoluna lacicola:
- the nrdH gene encoding glutaredoxin-like protein NrdH: MSITVYTLPSCVQCDSTKKLLDRNELEYAVIDMSQDEAALELVKSLGYAAAPVVIAGDSHWSGFRPDKISEIAAA; the protein is encoded by the coding sequence ATGAGCATCACCGTTTACACGTTGCCATCATGCGTTCAGTGCGACAGCACCAAGAAGCTGTTGGATCGCAACGAACTTGAGTACGCAGTTATCGACATGAGCCAGGACGAAGCAGCATTGGAGCTAGTTAAGTCACTTGGTTATGCGGCTGCACCGGTTGTTATCGCAGGAGACAGCCACTGGTCGGGTTTCCGTCCAGACAAGATCTCTGAAATCGCAGCAGCCTAA
- the nrdI gene encoding class Ib ribonucleoside-diphosphate reductase assembly flavoprotein NrdI, translating to MFDIVYFSNVSENTKRFVDKLGIRNFRIPLYATDEHLQVSAPYVLISPTYGLGDDETSVPKQVIRFLNDPVNRSFLKAVIGAGNTNFGDKYCRAAEVIARKTSVPLIYKIELLGTPNDVATVKEKMELLWKLQ from the coding sequence GTGTTCGACATCGTTTACTTCTCAAACGTGTCAGAGAACACAAAAAGATTTGTCGACAAGTTAGGGATTCGGAACTTTCGAATCCCTCTCTACGCGACAGACGAACACCTTCAAGTTTCGGCTCCATATGTTTTGATCTCTCCGACCTACGGTTTGGGAGACGACGAGACAAGTGTTCCGAAGCAGGTAATTCGTTTTTTGAACGACCCCGTCAACAGAAGTTTTTTGAAGGCAGTTATCGGTGCCGGAAACACAAACTTTGGTGACAAGTACTGCAGAGCTGCTGAAGTGATCGCAAGAAAAACTTCAGTTCCGCTGATTTACAAAATTGAATTATTGGGTACGCCGAATGACGTAGCCACCGTAAAAGAAAAGATGGAACTCCTTTGGAAACTACAGTGA